From Bacteroidota bacterium, one genomic window encodes:
- a CDS encoding T9SS type A sorting domain-containing protein: protein MKNLFLLFLIPIQFVSYNVFSQSTFETTIGGSGEEVSSKSIYSNGKIYIAGHTTSIGSGSYDIVFNRLDGNGNLIGSTIAGLAGEDIALSAAVTNKNEFILTGYTNSLGMEKPFAMKYDSLGNVIWSKYYNVPGWGEDIATLPNGDFYFTGYVSTLDYNVLLTKCDSSGNVIWAKAIGDLNINEGRKITVTEDEGALVTGITQVQAGGPSDLFVIKTDKNGNVEWSKKYATSDFFNWDLGYAIQVTSSEIIVGCLSYNQAFNSSPNSPDGLIIRLNQNGSIIKAIAFGSSEYEDIRDLEIMNDGRICFTGATNYNTHGQTDVLFAITDTAGNLITQRTFGGNSYDHGLSIKSISNNDFLIGGYSESLGNGASDMYIIRTDTSGTGSCNSISGNIASAFIQITDTLVFDTMSISVTGSIANFIITNQALPQIIHCSTTESSEIENEIYLSAFPNPFTTKTVIHMEEINSQTQFFLYDILGNEIMLANMIERRAGEFLLDGNALSDGIYFCVIRNNNSQNFIKLIKQ, encoded by the coding sequence ATGAAGAACTTGTTTTTACTTTTTCTTATTCCGATTCAATTTGTTTCTTACAATGTATTTTCTCAATCAACATTTGAAACAACTATTGGTGGCAGCGGTGAAGAGGTAAGTTCCAAATCAATTTATAGCAATGGCAAAATCTATATCGCAGGCCATACCACTTCTATTGGTTCAGGAAGTTATGATATTGTATTCAACAGACTGGATGGAAATGGTAATTTAATCGGCAGCACTATCGCCGGATTAGCTGGTGAAGACATTGCACTTTCAGCTGCAGTGACAAACAAAAACGAATTTATCCTTACCGGTTACACAAATAGTCTGGGAATGGAAAAACCATTTGCAATGAAATATGATTCTCTGGGAAATGTGATCTGGTCAAAATATTATAACGTACCGGGTTGGGGAGAAGACATTGCTACATTACCCAACGGTGATTTTTATTTTACAGGTTATGTTTCTACTCTTGATTACAATGTACTGCTCACAAAATGTGATTCATCAGGAAATGTTATCTGGGCGAAAGCAATTGGTGACTTAAATATTAATGAAGGCAGAAAAATAACGGTGACAGAAGATGAAGGTGCATTAGTGACAGGAATAACCCAGGTACAAGCCGGTGGTCCATCAGATTTATTTGTTATAAAAACTGATAAGAACGGGAATGTAGAATGGTCAAAAAAATATGCAACATCCGATTTTTTCAATTGGGATCTTGGTTATGCTATACAAGTAACTTCAAGCGAGATCATCGTTGGTTGTCTGAGTTACAATCAGGCTTTTAACAGCAGTCCGAATTCACCGGATGGATTGATCATCAGACTTAATCAAAATGGAAGCATTATAAAAGCGATTGCTTTCGGCAGCAGCGAATATGAAGACATCCGGGACTTAGAAATTATGAACGACGGAAGGATCTGTTTTACCGGTGCAACAAACTACAATACTCATGGCCAGACTGACGTTTTATTTGCAATTACAGATACTGCCGGAAACCTGATCACCCAAAGAACATTTGGTGGAAATTCATATGATCACGGACTATCAATAAAGAGTATCAGCAATAATGATTTCCTTATCGGTGGCTATTCTGAAAGTCTGGGGAATGGTGCAAGCGATATGTACATTATCAGAACTGATACAAGTGGAACCGGCAGTTGTAATTCTATCAGCGGGAATATTGCTTCGGCATTTATTCAGATCACTGATACATTAGTTTTTGATACGATGTCTATTTCGGTTACAGGATCAATTGCAAATTTTATTATAACAAATCAGGCTCTTCCACAAATTATTCATTGCTCCACGACAGAAAGTTCCGAAATAGAGAACGAAATTTATCTTTCAGCATTCCCAAATCCATTTACTACAAAAACGGTTATTCATATGGAAGAAATCAATTCTCAGACACAATTTTTTCTTTATGACATTTTGGGAAATGAAATAATGTTAGCTAATATGATTGAAAGGCGAGCCGGCGAATTTTTACTTGATGGAAATGCCCTTTCTGACGGAATTTATTTCTGCGTCATCAGAAATAATAACAGCCAAAACTTCATTAAATTAATAAAGCAGTAA
- a CDS encoding cytochrome P460 family protein — MKHLLQLLFVVLIASCSSKKEEGVIISDATLFSLTQTVSSFTYLNKSLDTLGVSGNSPHGGHIRVRFNQKAISAMNDSATRLTKTFFPDESLIVKEIYGPSGGPLLEYSIMYKLPGAANSGSGWVWAEYNPDGTPEYSASEKGGECISCHSASGNNDLVQIFRFH, encoded by the coding sequence ATGAAGCATCTCCTCCAACTTTTATTTGTAGTGTTGATAGCATCATGTTCTTCAAAAAAAGAAGAAGGTGTTATCATTAGCGATGCAACGCTCTTTAGTCTTACACAGACAGTGTCTTCATTCACATATCTGAACAAAAGTCTGGATACGCTTGGTGTCTCAGGTAATAGCCCGCATGGTGGTCATATCAGAGTCCGGTTTAATCAGAAAGCAATTTCTGCTATGAACGATTCTGCAACACGACTTACAAAAACTTTTTTTCCTGATGAATCATTAATTGTAAAAGAAATATATGGGCCTAGTGGTGGTCCATTATTAGAATATTCAATAATGTACAAACTTCCCGGAGCAGCAAATAGTGGATCCGGTTGGGTTTGGGCTGAATATAATCCTGACGGCACACCGGAGTATTCTGCTTCAGAAAAAGGTGGAGAATGTATTTCATGTCACTCTGCAAGTGGAAATAATGATCTTGTACAGATTTTTAGGTTTCATTGA
- a CDS encoding peptidylprolyl isomerase, with protein MAVITRIRKRVGLLIGFVGVSMILFILGDVLTSNSGLLNGNSDVVGAIGGEKVHFQEYERRIETLTENYKINTKNETVDQNTQDMLREQAWGMFVTDNTLGKEYKKLGLSCSSGELFDMCTGANPHPQIKQAFTDPKTNSFDPSNVVKFLKDLPNRDENTQRQWKTFEDAITEERISTKYKDLLKAGLFVTTEEAKRNYEEAQKNASIRFARLDFNTIPDSSVKVDDGDLSSYYNANTQKYKQAETIRKIEYITFDVTPSPEDRSAVMTNISSLAAEYANTTDNIVFVSQNTDGAVDSTYHAKGTLPVAIDTALFGAPIGKIVGPFEDGSTVKVAKLTGEKIVSDSVKARHILINIIDGDSAKAMATADSLKNAIKKGSKFADLAMLFSKDQGSAIKGGDLGWFRAGQMVPTFNDACFNGKKGDLPIVTSQFGIHLIEIMDKSAGSKQIQVLTLERKIEPSQKTYDAAYNKAQEFASKNSSGEAFDSAIVKQGLNKRIADNIRENDKNIPGLDQPRELVRWAYSAKKGDISKIYTFGDKYVMAHLVGIKEKGTLPLDEVKDAVTLEARKIKKAQMLIEKFNAAGSGNIDAIAQKLNVTATDADNVNFANSYIPGMGNEPAMVGTVFAMKAGQTSKAIKGENSVAVIMVKSFTTPAETKDYSANAKQLADQRKSRSEYEVLNTLKEKASIEDNRAKFY; from the coding sequence ATGGCTGTAATTACTAGAATCAGAAAGCGCGTAGGGCTACTGATAGGTTTCGTAGGGGTATCAATGATACTATTCATTTTAGGAGATGTGTTAACGTCAAATTCCGGGCTTCTGAACGGCAATTCTGATGTAGTCGGTGCGATCGGTGGTGAGAAAGTTCACTTCCAGGAATACGAGAGACGTATTGAAACATTGACTGAGAATTATAAGATCAACACAAAGAATGAAACTGTTGATCAGAACACGCAGGACATGTTGCGCGAGCAAGCATGGGGAATGTTTGTTACTGATAACACACTGGGAAAAGAATACAAAAAACTTGGACTGTCTTGCAGTTCGGGTGAATTGTTTGACATGTGTACTGGTGCTAATCCTCATCCGCAGATCAAGCAGGCATTTACTGATCCAAAAACAAATTCATTTGATCCGTCGAATGTTGTGAAGTTTTTAAAAGACCTTCCTAATCGCGATGAGAATACTCAACGTCAATGGAAAACTTTTGAAGATGCAATTACCGAAGAGCGTATCAGCACAAAATACAAAGACCTTCTTAAGGCAGGACTTTTTGTAACGACAGAAGAAGCGAAACGTAATTACGAAGAGGCTCAAAAAAATGCATCAATTCGTTTTGCTCGTCTTGACTTTAATACTATTCCTGATTCGTCAGTAAAAGTTGACGATGGAGATCTATCGAGTTACTATAATGCAAATACACAGAAATACAAGCAAGCAGAAACGATCCGTAAAATTGAATACATAACATTTGATGTTACTCCGTCACCGGAAGACAGATCAGCTGTAATGACGAATATTTCAAGTCTTGCAGCTGAATATGCAAACACTACAGACAACATTGTTTTCGTTAGTCAGAATACAGACGGTGCAGTTGATTCAACTTACCACGCAAAAGGAACTTTGCCAGTAGCGATTGACACTGCATTATTTGGTGCACCAATAGGAAAGATCGTAGGTCCATTTGAAGATGGAAGCACTGTTAAAGTTGCAAAATTAACAGGAGAAAAAATAGTTTCTGATTCAGTAAAGGCTCGTCACATCCTGATCAACATCATTGATGGAGATTCTGCCAAAGCAATGGCAACTGCTGACAGTTTAAAAAATGCAATTAAGAAAGGTTCAAAATTTGCTGACCTTGCAATGTTATTCTCTAAAGATCAGGGTTCAGCAATAAAAGGCGGAGATCTTGGATGGTTCCGTGCAGGACAGATGGTACCGACTTTCAATGATGCATGTTTCAATGGAAAGAAAGGCGATTTGCCAATTGTCACTTCTCAATTTGGAATTCACCTTATCGAGATCATGGATAAAAGTGCAGGGTCAAAACAAATTCAGGTGTTAACACTTGAACGTAAAATTGAACCTTCTCAAAAAACTTACGATGCTGCTTATAACAAAGCTCAGGAATTTGCATCAAAGAATTCTTCAGGAGAAGCATTTGATTCAGCAATTGTGAAACAAGGTTTGAACAAACGTATAGCAGATAACATCCGTGAGAACGACAAAAACATTCCCGGATTAGATCAACCACGTGAACTTGTGCGTTGGGCTTATAGTGCTAAAAAAGGTGACATCAGTAAGATCTACACATTTGGCGATAAATATGTAATGGCTCACTTAGTTGGTATAAAAGAAAAAGGAACACTTCCATTAGATGAAGTGAAAGATGCTGTAACTCTTGAAGCACGTAAGATCAAAAAAGCACAAATGCTTATTGAGAAATTCAATGCAGCCGGTTCAGGAAATATTGATGCAATAGCTCAGAAATTAAATGTAACAGCTACTGATGCTGACAATGTAAATTTCGCAAACAGTTACATTCCGGGAATGGGTAACGAACCTGCAATGGTGGGTACTGTTTTCGCAATGAAAGCCGGACAAACAAGTAAAGCAATCAAAGGAGAAAATTCAGTTGCTGTAATCATGGTTAAATCGTTTACAACACCTGCAGAAACAAAAGATTATTCTGCAAATGCTAAACAACTTGCTGATCAACGTAAGTCACGTAGCGAATACGAAGTATTGAATACACTAAAAGAAAAAGCAAGTATAGAAGATAACAGAGCGAAGTTTTATTGA
- a CDS encoding HlyC/CorC family transporter gives MSDWTIIIITLLFSAFSSGSEIAFLSSNKLRIELDRSQGSFSAKIIWNFVKSPSRFIASMLIANNISLVIYGIVMEKEILQTELLKSYLPLQLHGHGTLLIIQTICSTLIILIAAEFIPKVLFRINPNATLDLLAVPIRILYLILYPIVWVVLKLSSFFMQTLFRIQIVEERPVFGRVDLDMYVRELTTRNNQAEEMDTEIRIFQNALDFKEVKVRECMIPRNEIVAMNVTGTIEELQKLFIETKLSKILIYRDNIDNIIGFVHSSEMFKRPQNLNQILLPVTIVPEVMNANDLLKQFTNQHRSVAIVVDEYGGTSGMVTIEDIIEEIFGEIQDEHDVPEETEKKLSDTEYLFSGRLEIDYLNKKYDLNIPESEEYETLGGFIFQHHENIPEQNEEIIIPPFTIVALKVKNNRIEQVRFKVNDD, from the coding sequence GTGTCTGACTGGACTATAATCATAATAACATTACTTTTTTCTGCATTTTCTTCAGGTAGCGAAATTGCTTTCCTGTCATCTAATAAACTGCGTATTGAATTAGACAGAAGTCAGGGAAGTTTTTCTGCAAAGATCATCTGGAATTTTGTAAAATCTCCTTCACGCTTTATTGCAAGTATGCTCATTGCAAATAATATTTCTTTAGTCATCTACGGTATAGTGATGGAAAAAGAAATTCTTCAGACTGAATTACTGAAATCATATTTACCATTGCAATTGCATGGTCATGGAACATTGTTGATCATACAAACCATTTGCAGTACATTGATCATCCTGATAGCAGCCGAATTTATTCCTAAAGTTTTATTCAGAATAAATCCGAATGCTACACTCGACCTACTGGCTGTACCGATAAGGATTTTATACCTTATCCTCTATCCTATCGTCTGGGTTGTACTGAAATTGTCATCATTTTTCATGCAGACATTATTCCGGATCCAGATCGTTGAAGAGCGGCCTGTATTTGGAAGAGTTGATCTGGATATGTATGTACGTGAACTTACCACAAGAAATAATCAGGCAGAAGAAATGGATACAGAGATCCGTATCTTTCAGAATGCACTTGATTTTAAGGAAGTGAAAGTGCGTGAATGTATGATTCCCCGAAATGAAATTGTTGCAATGAATGTAACAGGAACAATTGAGGAATTGCAAAAATTATTCATAGAAACGAAACTTTCGAAGATCCTGATTTACCGCGACAACATTGATAACATAATCGGCTTTGTACATTCTTCCGAAATGTTTAAACGTCCGCAGAATTTAAATCAGATTCTTTTACCGGTAACGATCGTTCCTGAAGTGATGAATGCGAATGACCTTTTAAAACAGTTTACAAACCAACATAGAAGTGTTGCAATTGTTGTAGACGAATACGGCGGCACTTCAGGCATGGTGACCATTGAAGATATCATTGAAGAGATCTTCGGTGAGATTCAGGATGAACATGATGTTCCTGAAGAAACAGAAAAAAAATTATCTGATACAGAGTATCTTTTTTCAGGGCGATTGGAAATTGACTATCTGAATAAAAAATATGATCTGAATATTCCTGAATCAGAAGAGTATGAAACACTAGGCGGATTTATTTTCCAGCACCATGAAAACATTCCTGAGCAGAATGAAGAGATCATTATCCCTCCTTTTACAATTGTAGCTTTGAAAGTAAAAAATAACCGGATTGAACAGGTTAGATTTAAGGTTAATGATGACTAA
- the lptC gene encoding LPS export ABC transporter periplasmic protein LptC: MKNLFWPKLISLFVLISLYSCENDLDKVKLYSKGQVIPTETAKSIKIIYSDSAKVQVEITAPILDHYSTENPYIEMPNGLHAIFYNEKMEVKSRLVADYGIRYEKDQKMEAKKNVIVTNEKGDKLNTEHLIWDEKKQKLLSNEDVKITTKDEIIFGKGFEANEDFTKYKIFNIKGTISINNPKND, encoded by the coding sequence ATGAAGAACCTCTTTTGGCCAAAACTGATTTCGCTTTTTGTTCTTATTTCCTTGTATTCCTGTGAAAATGACCTCGATAAAGTTAAATTATACAGCAAAGGCCAGGTAATTCCGACAGAAACAGCAAAGAGTATCAAGATCATTTATAGTGATTCAGCAAAAGTTCAGGTTGAAATAACTGCACCCATATTAGACCATTATTCAACAGAAAATCCGTATATTGAAATGCCCAATGGACTGCATGCCATTTTTTACAATGAAAAAATGGAGGTAAAAAGCAGATTGGTCGCCGATTATGGGATTCGCTATGAAAAAGATCAAAAGATGGAGGCGAAGAAAAATGTGATCGTTACCAATGAGAAAGGTGATAAATTGAATACAGAACATTTGATATGGGACGAAAAGAAACAAAAGCTATTGAGCAATGAAGATGTGAAGATCACTACAAAAGATGAAATAATTTTTGGCAAAGGCTTCGAGGCAAATGAGGATTTCACGAAGTACAAAATATTTAATATCAAAGGCACCATATCTATAAATAACCCGAAAAATGATTAG
- a CDS encoding M13 family metallopeptidase, producing the protein MKNSLKLVAIALGCATVYTSCSSSEAKKGVGVDVANFDSTVAASNDFFHFANGGWIKKNPIPADQVRSGTFPNLIENNRKNLHQLVDEASAKTDSKKGSPEQLVGDMYFSAMDTVTIEKLGAEPIRPEMEKIDKLTDLNSILSYTALLQKWGASPMYGLYAGQDPKNSEVVVPQIYQGGLSLPDRDFYVNNDERSTKIRTEFLSHMISMFKLYGLDEATATKYANVVMRIETNLAKASMTRVEQRDPYKTYNKVTIADLNAMTPSLRWDEMMKNLDINGGYDYLVLGQPLFLKELENQLKSNSIDDWKIYLKWNLLNLAGNVLSNDFVNQDFYFNNKVLNGQKEIQARWKRMVQITDGMVGDALGQLYVAKFFPPESKKKMDELVSNLIVVYNERIDKLDWMSAATKVKAKEKLNAITRKIGYPDKWKDYAGLDINRGSFFKNLMNATKWNYEYAISQIGKPVDRSQWGMTPPTVNAYYNPSLNEIVFPAGILQPPFFNAQADDAVNYGAIGAVIGHELTHGFDDEGRNFDAKGNLNAWWTSEDSAKFVTRAQVIIDQFDGFTVLDTLHVNGHLTLGENIADLGGVTIAYDAFKRTKQGQGKELIDGMTPDQRFFFGFATIWAGSMRPEAAAQRIITDPHSPGLYRVNGPLSNLEEFYKAFGVKEADKMYRPDSIRAKIW; encoded by the coding sequence ATGAAAAACTCTTTGAAACTAGTAGCAATTGCACTTGGATGTGCAACTGTCTATACATCTTGCTCTAGCAGCGAGGCGAAAAAAGGTGTTGGTGTTGACGTAGCAAATTTCGATTCGACAGTAGCAGCATCAAACGATTTTTTCCATTTCGCCAATGGCGGGTGGATAAAGAAAAATCCAATTCCTGCTGATCAGGTTCGTTCAGGAACATTTCCAAACCTTATAGAAAACAACAGAAAAAATCTGCACCAATTAGTAGATGAAGCATCTGCAAAAACTGATTCGAAGAAAGGTTCACCGGAACAACTTGTTGGAGATATGTACTTCAGTGCAATGGATACCGTTACCATTGAAAAATTAGGTGCTGAACCGATCCGTCCGGAAATGGAAAAGATCGACAAGCTAACTGATCTGAATTCAATTCTTAGCTATACAGCGCTTCTTCAGAAATGGGGCGCTTCGCCGATGTATGGTTTGTATGCCGGACAAGATCCAAAGAACAGTGAAGTTGTTGTTCCGCAAATTTATCAGGGTGGACTTTCTCTTCCTGATCGTGATTTTTATGTTAACAATGATGAAAGATCAACAAAGATCCGCACAGAGTTTTTGAGCCATATGATTAGCATGTTCAAACTTTATGGTTTGGATGAAGCAACAGCAACAAAATATGCAAATGTTGTTATGCGCATAGAAACAAATCTTGCAAAAGCATCTATGACTCGCGTAGAACAACGTGATCCATATAAAACATATAATAAAGTTACCATTGCCGATTTGAATGCAATGACACCATCACTTCGTTGGGATGAAATGATGAAAAATCTTGACATCAATGGTGGGTATGATTACTTAGTTCTTGGTCAGCCATTATTTTTAAAAGAACTTGAGAACCAATTAAAGTCAAACAGCATTGACGACTGGAAAATATATTTGAAATGGAATTTGTTGAATCTTGCCGGAAATGTTCTTAGCAATGATTTTGTAAACCAGGATTTCTATTTCAACAATAAAGTTTTAAATGGTCAGAAAGAAATTCAGGCACGTTGGAAACGGATGGTTCAGATCACTGACGGAATGGTTGGAGATGCTTTAGGACAACTTTATGTTGCGAAATTCTTCCCACCTGAATCTAAGAAAAAAATGGACGAGCTTGTTTCGAATCTTATTGTAGTTTACAATGAGCGTATCGACAAACTTGACTGGATGAGCGCTGCTACTAAAGTTAAAGCAAAAGAAAAACTGAATGCAATTACACGTAAGATCGGGTACCCTGATAAGTGGAAAGATTATGCAGGACTGGATATCAATCGTGGTTCATTCTTCAAGAATTTAATGAATGCAACTAAATGGAATTATGAATATGCAATCAGTCAGATCGGAAAACCGGTAGATCGTTCACAATGGGGAATGACTCCGCCAACAGTTAATGCATATTACAATCCGTCATTGAATGAGATCGTTTTCCCTGCCGGAATTCTTCAGCCTCCTTTCTTCAACGCGCAAGCTGATGATGCTGTTAATTATGGTGCAATTGGAGCGGTAATCGGTCATGAGTTAACTCATGGTTTCGATGATGAAGGTCGTAACTTCGATGCAAAAGGAAACTTGAACGCATGGTGGACGTCTGAAGATTCTGCGAAATTTGTAACACGTGCGCAAGTGATCATTGATCAGTTCGATGGCTTTACGGTACTTGATACGCTTCATGTAAATGGTCATCTTACATTAGGAGAAAACATCGCTGATCTTGGTGGAGTAACAATTGCATATGATGCATTCAAACGCACAAAGCAAGGTCAAGGCAAAGAACTTATTGATGGTATGACGCCTGATCAAAGATTCTTCTTTGGTTTTGCAACCATCTGGGCCGGTTCTATGCGTCCTGAAGCTGCTGCACAACGTATCATCACTGATCCACATTCACCGGGATTGTATCGTGTGAATGGTCCGCTTTCAAACCTGGAAGAATTCTATAAAGCTTTCGGAGTAAAAGAAGCAGATAAAATGTATCGTCCTGATTCTATCAGAGCTAAGATCTGGTAA
- a CDS encoding DEAD/DEAH box helicase, which produces MSEESVDFLDFKLNKQLWSAIADAGYETPTEIQAKAIPLILAGNDVVGVAQTGTGKTAAYLIPLIMKIKYAKGTDPRALIVVPARELALQVHESIKMLAKYTDLRSVALVGGVGTKSQKDVLAEGVDIVVATPGRLMDMYLPGFLKLKLLQVFIMDEAERLLDMGFRLQIGRMLEVMPRKRQNLLFSATWNEKVQQVSEDFLLSPTVIRINPEVKTVKSVSQVVYFTPNLRTKINLLDHFIKDEKYRKMIIFCKTKTTATNIYKYLDRKYGEESVRVVHGNKDQNTRINAIKLFKEEKIRFLVATDVAARGIDIEDVSHVFNFEVPLVYEDYIHRIGRTGRAQKIGDSITFCAPNDEYHLKKIQKLIGDKIPVAQIPVEVEILPTPYEEEQVMRRQIDDQRKREDPEFQGAFHDKKGFQHSKKGDVPKNKVKGKNKKKAKAIARSKEIRKDKSK; this is translated from the coding sequence ATGTCAGAAGAAAGCGTCGATTTTTTAGATTTCAAGTTAAATAAGCAGTTATGGTCGGCAATCGCGGATGCAGGATATGAAACTCCAACTGAAATTCAGGCCAAAGCAATTCCTTTGATCCTTGCAGGTAATGATGTTGTTGGTGTTGCTCAAACAGGTACAGGTAAAACAGCTGCATATCTGATTCCGCTTATTATGAAGATCAAATATGCAAAGGGAACTGATCCGCGCGCTTTGATCGTTGTGCCGGCACGTGAACTGGCACTTCAGGTGCATGAATCGATAAAAATGCTTGCAAAGTACACGGACCTCCGTTCTGTTGCATTAGTTGGTGGAGTAGGTACGAAATCACAGAAGGATGTGCTTGCAGAAGGTGTGGATATTGTAGTTGCAACTCCAGGAAGATTAATGGATATGTATCTGCCCGGATTTTTAAAACTTAAATTACTTCAGGTTTTCATAATGGATGAAGCTGAGCGTTTACTTGATATGGGCTTTCGTTTACAGATAGGGAGAATGCTGGAAGTAATGCCCCGTAAAAGACAAAATCTTTTATTCAGTGCAACATGGAATGAAAAAGTTCAACAGGTTTCGGAAGACTTTTTACTTTCACCAACTGTGATCAGAATCAATCCTGAAGTAAAGACTGTTAAATCAGTTAGTCAGGTGGTGTATTTTACACCTAATCTGAGAACCAAAATAAATCTCTTAGATCATTTCATAAAAGATGAAAAATACAGGAAGATGATCATCTTCTGTAAAACGAAAACCACTGCAACTAATATTTATAAATACCTCGACAGAAAATATGGCGAGGAATCAGTAAGAGTTGTTCATGGGAATAAAGACCAGAATACCCGTATCAATGCAATAAAATTATTTAAGGAAGAAAAGATCCGGTTCCTTGTTGCAACTGATGTCGCTGCACGTGGAATTGATATTGAAGATGTGTCACACGTTTTTAATTTTGAAGTGCCATTGGTTTATGAAGATTATATTCACCGCATTGGAAGAACAGGTCGTGCTCAGAAGATTGGTGATTCAATTACATTCTGTGCTCCCAACGACGAGTATCATCTGAAGAAAATTCAAAAACTTATCGGCGATAAAATTCCTGTTGCACAGATCCCTGTTGAAGTTGAAATTCTTCCAACACCTTATGAAGAAGAACAGGTCATGCGCAGACAGATCGATGATCAGCGTAAAAGAGAAGACCCGGAATTTCAGGGAGCATTCCATGACAAGAAAGGTTTTCAGCACAGTAAAAAAGGTGATGTCCCAAAAAATAAAGTAAAAGGAAAGAATAAGAAAAAAGCGAAAGCGATTGCCAGGTCAAAAGAAATAAGAAAGGATAAAAGTAAGTGA
- a CDS encoding EamA family transporter, translating into MKTQNRGLVIFLILLLAIVWGSSFILMKKGLIVYTPYQVGAIRMFVSMLFLFPFLIGHFKKVERSRWKYLMLAGLCGNGIPAVLFPLAETEISSALAGMINSTVPIFTLILGVLFFQMKSDRTKLIGIFIGLIGAILFVGGGGSEITGNSNYAYFIVIACICYAVSVNTIRNYLLGIDAIRNTGFSLLFAGIPLGIYLFSTDFVARTMSSPDAIFSLSCVIVLGLFGTAISTILFNRLIRLTDSLTASSVTYLIPVVALAWGLFDGEKPSVIHYIGFVLIISGVYLVSWPKKVSIQK; encoded by the coding sequence GTGAAAACTCAGAACAGAGGACTTGTCATTTTCTTGATTCTATTGTTAGCAATTGTGTGGGGCAGTTCTTTTATCCTCATGAAAAAAGGACTTATCGTTTACACACCTTACCAGGTTGGTGCGATCAGAATGTTTGTCTCTATGCTTTTCCTGTTTCCTTTTTTAATCGGGCACTTTAAAAAAGTTGAACGATCACGCTGGAAATATTTAATGCTTGCCGGTTTATGTGGTAATGGAATTCCTGCAGTATTATTTCCATTGGCAGAAACAGAGATCAGCAGTGCACTTGCAGGAATGATCAATTCTACGGTGCCAATTTTTACATTGATACTTGGAGTGCTTTTCTTTCAGATGAAAAGTGACAGAACTAAACTCATCGGAATTTTTATTGGATTGATAGGTGCAATACTTTTTGTCGGCGGCGGAGGTTCAGAGATAACCGGAAATTCCAATTATGCTTACTTCATTGTAATAGCATGTATTTGCTATGCAGTTAGCGTAAATACCATCAGAAACTATTTGTTAGGAATTGACGCAATTCGCAACACCGGATTTTCGCTCTTGTTCGCAGGAATTCCACTTGGAATATATCTTTTCTCTACAGATTTTGTCGCAAGAACAATGTCATCGCCTGATGCTATTTTCAGTCTTAGTTGTGTAATAGTTCTCGGACTTTTCGGAACTGCTATCTCAACAATACTTTTCAATCGTCTGATCAGACTCACTGATTCGCTGACTGCTTCTTCTGTTACTTATCTGATTCCTGTAGTTGCTCTCGCATGGGGACTATTCGATGGCGAAAAACCATCGGTGATTCATTATATTGGATTTGTACTTATTATCAGTGGAGTGTATCTTGTTTCGTGGCCGAAGAAGGTAAGCATACAAAAATAG